A DNA window from Hemiscyllium ocellatum isolate sHemOce1 chromosome 48, sHemOce1.pat.X.cur, whole genome shotgun sequence contains the following coding sequences:
- the gins4 gene encoding DNA replication complex GINS protein SLD5: protein MAEEEAGEPAMVGGGDPQEEEEEEMILTPAELIGKLEEAWLNEKFSPDLLEHKAEIVECVMEQLDHMEQNLQRARKGDLKVTIHRMETERIRYVLSSYLRSRLQKIEKFFPHILEKEKSRLEAEPGYLSPQEYTFAKEYAANCETYLKGLALKHMPPNLQALDISKAVPRPNLDSFVFLRVKERQENILVEPETEDQREYTVDLEEGTQHLMRYKTIAPLVASGAVQLI, encoded by the exons ATGGCCGAAGAGGAGGCAGGGGAACCGGCGATGGTGGGTGGAGGGGACccccaggaggaggaggaggaggagatgatcCTGACCCCGGCTGAGCTCATTGGGAAACTGGAGGAG GCGTGGCTGAACGAGAAATTTTCCCCTGACCTTCTCGAACACAAAGCCGAGATTGTGGAGTGTGTAATGGAACAGCTGGATCACATG GAACAGAACCTGCAGCGAGCAAGGAAGGGCGATCTGAAAGTCACCATCCACCGAATGGAGACCGAGAGGATTCGCTACGTCCTGAGCAGTTACCTGCGGTCACGCCTGCAGAAG ATCGAGAAGTTTTTCCCTCACATCCTGGAGAAGGAGAAATCCCGTCTTGAGGCAGAGCCTGGCTATTTGTCCCCACAAGAATACACCTTTGCCAAAGA GTACGCGGCCAACTGCGAGACCTACCTGAAGGGCTTGGCCCTGAAACACATGCCTCCCAACCTGCAGGCGTTGGACATCTCCAAAGCCG TTCCCAGGCCCAACCTGGATTCCTTTGTCTTTCTGCGGGTCAAGGAGAGGCAGGAAAACATCCTGGTGGAACCGGAGACTGAGGACCAGAG GGAGTACACTGTTGATCTAGAGGAAGGCACCCAACACTTAATGAGATACAAGACCATCGCTCCCCTTGTGGCCAGTGGAGCAGTCCAGCTCATCTAA